The segment CTTGTCGCTCTTTAGTAATCCATTCCTCCAATGCTTGGTCATCGCGCTTGATTAAGCGATTGACCAGCACATCATGCCAAATATAATCCTCCAGCAAATAAATATGCACAGGGTCCGTTGTAATAAAGGCAATTTCCTGATTGGATGGTACATGCCCATAAATCATTTGCTGTCCATCCACTGACATAATAAACCAATGCGGTGTAGATGTTTTTTTTGTATAGCGTGTCATGCGATGCTGATCCAATGTAGCAATCGGGTTTTCCACATAGAAGGTAATGCCATGGATAGGCACACGCTGTGCTGCCTCTTGAATCGCTTCATCTAACGCCTCATACATATCCTCCCACATTGATAATAGCACCTTCTGCTTAGCATTTTGGAGCAGCGATTGACAATAGTTGATAATCGCCTCCTTGCCCTTTAACATAACGACTTTATGCTCCGCTTCCTGCTCTTTTGCTTCTAGCCTAGCTAACTTTGTACCAATGGATGTAAAATTAGCCTGCCAACGCTGCTGCATTTGCTGTAAAAAAACTGCGACAGGCAGTGCAGCATATATCGTTTGCTCGGCTGTTTCCTCCTTAAGCACAATCCCCTTGTCAACAAGGCTTGTTAAAATATCATAAATTCTAGCACGGGGTATTCCTGAATTTTTACTAACCTGATAGGCATTTACATGGCTATGCTGGACAAGGGCTGTATAAGCCTTTGCTTCATATTCGGTAAAGCCTAGCTCCTTTAATTGGACGATTAATTCCTCCATCAAATCCCTCCATTGCCTTTATTATAAACGAAAAAATGAAGGGTTTACAGCATTCATCAAATTAGTTACTATTCTAGTAGTAACTAATTTAGTGGGGTGTCAGCATGTTTTTCGATATAGATATACATATTCTTCTTTTATTAATTGCCTTTGGTTTTTTAGCAGCCTTTATTGATTCTGTTGTAGGTGGCGGTGGCTTAATTTCATTACCCGCTTTACTATTTGCTGGACTAAATCCAGCCGCTGCTGTTGCAACAAATAAGCTTGCAGGCTCGATGGGTTCACTTACCTCCACTATTTCCTTTTATCGTTCTGGGCAGCTTGAGATTCGCCCTGTTCTTAAATATTTTCCGCTCGCCTTTATTGGCTCATTGTTCGGCGCGTGGACCGTGCATTTAATCAACCCAGCACTCTTAAAGCCATTAATGCTTGTCATGCTGGCAGCGGTGGCAGTTTACACAATCTTTAAAAAGGATTGGGGCGCTGTGGCAGCCGTGAAAACTCTTTCGCGCACGCATTTACTGCTATTTATGGCTTTATTATTTAGCATTGGCTTTTATGATGGATTTCTTGGTCCTGGAACAGGCTCTTTTTTAATTTTTAGCTTTTTACTTGTAGGCTTTGATTTTTTAAAGGCTGCGGGCAATGCAAAGTTTTTAAATTTAGCAAGCAATGTAGCAGGTCTTTGTATGTTTGCCTACTTAGGGCAAATTCATTATGTCTATGGTCTTGTCATGGGGATTGCACAAATTGCGGGGGCTGTGGTTGGTTCACGCCTAGCGATTCAAAAAGGAAGCGGCTTTGTTCGTATACTATTTATTGTTGTTACAATAGCGCTACTTGCTAAAAATGCCTATGATTATCTAAAGTAAAAAAACGCCGCAGAAGCTTATTCTACGGCATTTTTTTATTCAATGATGAGCGCTGTATCTTTCACTTTATGATGTGTCAGCAAACTAACGCTGACAAAAATAAACAAGGATGCCATAATTGGAATCGTCACTGTATGCATGCCGAAAATAGAAGGGTAGTATCGATCAATAACAATATATAAGGTCATTCCTGCAATCATGGAGGCAATTGCTCCATATTTATTTGCCTTTTTCCAATACAGCCCTAGCACAACCGACCATATAAAGACTGCCTCTAGCCCACCAAAGGCAAATAAATTTAGCCAAATTAAAAAGTCTGGTGGATTCAGCGCAAAGAGAATAACCGCTAAGCCAATCACCGTTGTAACGATAAAGCTTACCCGTTTAATCTCTGTATCGTTCGCTGCTGGTTTTATATAATTTAAATAAATATCCTTCACAACTGTTGAGCTCACAAGCATTAATAGCGCATTGACTGTTGACATTGTAGCCGCCATTGGTGCAGCTAGTACAATGCCCGCTAAAAATGGCGGTAGCACCTTTAATGTTAGTAATGGCATCACCTTATCGCCAATTTCAATCCCCGGTAAGACAGGTCTTGCTAAAACACCAATTAAGTGCATCCCAAACATAATTGTCCCTATGGCAACCGTGCCAATGAGAATCGCAAGGTGCATACTTTTTGAATCCTTGTAGCTCATCGCACGTACAGCAATTTGCGGAAGCCCTACAACACCTACGCCAATTAAAATCCAAAATGTTGACACATAGAGCGGTGTTAAATCCCCCTCTGCCCCAAATGGTGATACAAAATTAGGGTTTTCAGCAACGAGTGAAGCCATAATATTGTCGATGCCACCCCCTGCCACAATGGTACCGATTAATAAAATAATTGTCCCAATCACCATAATCGTACCCTGAACAGTGTCTGTTAAGGCAACAGCTCGAAAGCCGCCAATAATGACATAAACTAAAACAGAAATCGCAAAAATAAAAAGTGCCGCTGTGTAGCTTAAGCCTGTTAATGACTCAATTAAACGTGCCCCACCTACCCATTGCGCCATCATTGCGGAAAATAAAAAGACAATAATACTAATAGCCGATACGATCACAATGGTATGGCTTTGATAGCGCTCTCGTAAAAAGTCGATTAATGTAATGGCTTGATAGCGGCGAGCAATAATCGCAAATTTCTTCCCTAGTATCATCAGCACAAAATAACCCGCAGGCAGCTGTGCCATTGCCAGCAATACCCAGCCAAGCCCTTTTGTATAAGCAACCCCAGGGCCTCCAATAAAGCTACTTGCACTGCCATAGGTCGCAATCATCGTCATCGCAAGGATAAAGCCGCCCATTTCACGGCCGCCAAGAAAATACTCCTGCAAAAAGGAATTGGAAGAGCGAATATGCTGATTAGCCCAAATACCAATACCAAAAATAATTATCAAAAATAATACCAATGGAAACACAACTTGCCAATGCATTAGCGATCCTCCTCCCCAAATGGAACCTCTTTAAAAAAGAGCTTCATCACAATCCAGATAAGCAGGATCATAAAGCCTGTCCCCGCAATACAGCTATAGAAAAACCATGCAGGAAATCCTAGGATATACGAATAATTTGCTGGATCACCTGCACCCAGCCCATACGCAAAGCCAAACCAAATGGCAAAATTAATGAGGACAAGTCCTATCCCAATAAGCGCCTCTTTATGCGCTATTCTAAAGCGTTGATCTTTCACACAACAATCCTCCTAACCTCCTCTATTTTACTGATATGTTTGCCTGATGGGAAGCATTGTGTTTTCAGAGCTCCTATTCGGACGGATTGAGTCCTATCCGTCGATTTAGCATGGCTATCCGTCAGTTTCATAGTTCTATCCATCACTTTTGCATTTCTATCCACGCCATAAAAAACCCTAATTATCAAATAAATGATAATCAGGGCTCGTTGAGAGTTATAGTAATTCCTTGCGTAGTTCAGCTGCTGATTTTGGTGATAGCAGACCGAATGGGATATCGAATACTGTTTTCGCGCCCTTATCACCTGCTTGGCTTAGGCGATGTGCTGCACGTGCATAGGCTACTAATACACTAGATGTGAAGTTTGGATTACTTTCAAGCTTTAATGAGAATTCAAGAATTTGTTTATCGTTAGCGCCACTCTCACCGCTGCGAATAACGAAGCCACCATGCGGCATACCTGTATGATTTGCTTTAAACTCTTCTTCAGAAATAAAGTTGACTGTTGTGTTATACTCATCAAAGTAGTTTGGCATTGTCACAATTTCTTGCTCAACTTTTGCTGCATCTGCGCCTTCTTCTAGCACAACCCAGCATTCACGGGCATGTTTTTCACGTGTTGATAGCTCAGGGTTTTCACCGTTACGTACACGCTCTACAGCTTCTTTTATTGGTAATGTGTATTGAACAGCATTTTTAACACCTTCGATACGACGAACTGCATCAGAGTGCCCTTGGCTTAAGCCATCTCCCCAGAACGTATATGTTGTACCAACTGGTAAGACAGATTCTCCTAGTAGGCGATTTAACGAGAATAAACCTGGGTCCCAACCCACTGAGATCACAGATACTTTCCCAGCTTGCTGTGCCGCTGCATCAACAGCCTCGAAAAATTCAGGAATTTTCGCATGTGTATCAAAGCTATCAATTGTATTAAACCATTGTGCAAAATGCGGACCTTGCTCTGGTAAATCTGTTGCAGAGCCACCACATAAAATCATAACATCAATGTCATTTTGGAATTTTTCTGCTTCATCTAC is part of the Lysinibacillus sp. FSL K6-0232 genome and harbors:
- a CDS encoding YhdT family protein → MKDQRFRIAHKEALIGIGLVLINFAIWFGFAYGLGAGDPANYSYILGFPAWFFYSCIAGTGFMILLIWIVMKLFFKEVPFGEEDR
- the panF gene encoding sodium/pantothenate symporter, which codes for MHWQVVFPLVLFLIIIFGIGIWANQHIRSSNSFLQEYFLGGREMGGFILAMTMIATYGSASSFIGGPGVAYTKGLGWVLLAMAQLPAGYFVLMILGKKFAIIARRYQAITLIDFLRERYQSHTIVIVSAISIIVFLFSAMMAQWVGGARLIESLTGLSYTAALFIFAISVLVYVIIGGFRAVALTDTVQGTIMVIGTIILLIGTIVAGGGIDNIMASLVAENPNFVSPFGAEGDLTPLYVSTFWILIGVGVVGLPQIAVRAMSYKDSKSMHLAILIGTVAIGTIMFGMHLIGVLARPVLPGIEIGDKVMPLLTLKVLPPFLAGIVLAAPMAATMSTVNALLMLVSSTVVKDIYLNYIKPAANDTEIKRVSFIVTTVIGLAVILFALNPPDFLIWLNLFAFGGLEAVFIWSVVLGLYWKKANKYGAIASMIAGMTLYIVIDRYYPSIFGMHTVTIPIMASLFIFVSVSLLTHHKVKDTALIIE
- a CDS encoding diaminopimelate dehydrogenase — protein: MSAIRVGIVGYGNLGRGVEHAISQNPDMELVAVFTRRDPSTVNVASNASVYLVDEAEKFQNDIDVMILCGGSATDLPEQGPHFAQWFNTIDSFDTHAKIPEFFEAVDAAAQQAGKVSVISVGWDPGLFSLNRLLGESVLPVGTTYTFWGDGLSQGHSDAVRRIEGVKNAVQYTLPIKEAVERVRNGENPELSTREKHARECWVVLEEGADAAKVEQEIVTMPNYFDEYNTTVNFISEEEFKANHTGMPHGGFVIRSGESGANDKQILEFSLKLESNPNFTSSVLVAYARAAHRLSQAGDKGAKTVFDIPFGLLSPKSAAELRKELL
- a CDS encoding TrmB family transcriptional regulator yields the protein MEELIVQLKELGFTEYEAKAYTALVQHSHVNAYQVSKNSGIPRARIYDILTSLVDKGIVLKEETAEQTIYAALPVAVFLQQMQQRWQANFTSIGTKLARLEAKEQEAEHKVVMLKGKEAIINYCQSLLQNAKQKVLLSMWEDMYEALDEAIQEAAQRVPIHGITFYVENPIATLDQHRMTRYTKKTSTPHWFIMSVDGQQMIYGHVPSNQEIAFITTDPVHIYLLEDYIWHDVLVNRLIKRDDQALEEWITKERQAFFLN
- a CDS encoding TSUP family transporter yields the protein MFFDIDIHILLLLIAFGFLAAFIDSVVGGGGLISLPALLFAGLNPAAAVATNKLAGSMGSLTSTISFYRSGQLEIRPVLKYFPLAFIGSLFGAWTVHLINPALLKPLMLVMLAAVAVYTIFKKDWGAVAAVKTLSRTHLLLFMALLFSIGFYDGFLGPGTGSFLIFSFLLVGFDFLKAAGNAKFLNLASNVAGLCMFAYLGQIHYVYGLVMGIAQIAGAVVGSRLAIQKGSGFVRILFIVVTIALLAKNAYDYLK